A part of Saccharomonospora amisosensis genomic DNA contains:
- a CDS encoding 3'-5' exonuclease — MEALPRYRGGDVPAHLKTLAQLRELGQRPPDPEQPDGVLEVALFDSRTAVALEPVPTLARRHSERLHASQWAANVLEDPNALVLDVECTDLHGRVIEIAVVGMAGEVLLDTLIDPDGEPIAPAAAEVHGITEDVLSAQVLPRFGDLIDELRELLSGKRIVGWNVNYDQKCLTAEANRLLPHYSTAGQIAWVQAQWEDAMLHHAAWAGEWDEQRGDWRRHPLHGGHRALGDCVTVIQLLQEMAVNPDPQPLAPSQASSEETSNGRKVGGWSDEEDSALHQFTTAGVATDEMARSLGRSEKAVKFRLHKLGLGPFPMDEVPAPGQRKPKSPPAYTFAELRKVHPNSHKRWTEEEEQRLAARHSEGASIAELVQEFGRNEGAIRSRLGLYQPSTPEPPPF, encoded by the coding sequence ATGGAAGCGCTGCCCAGGTACCGCGGTGGGGACGTGCCAGCGCACCTGAAGACACTCGCCCAGCTGCGTGAACTGGGGCAACGCCCACCTGATCCCGAGCAGCCGGACGGTGTGCTGGAGGTTGCGTTGTTCGACAGCCGTACTGCCGTCGCGCTGGAACCGGTGCCGACCTTGGCTCGCCGCCACAGTGAACGGCTGCACGCGTCGCAGTGGGCGGCAAACGTCCTGGAAGACCCGAACGCACTCGTATTAGACGTCGAATGTACCGACCTGCACGGGCGAGTCATCGAGATCGCTGTCGTAGGAATGGCGGGCGAGGTACTGCTGGACACGCTGATCGACCCCGACGGCGAGCCCATCGCGCCCGCTGCAGCCGAAGTGCACGGCATCACCGAGGACGTTTTGTCCGCCCAAGTACTGCCACGTTTTGGAGACCTGATCGATGAGCTTCGAGAACTGTTGTCCGGCAAGCGTATCGTGGGCTGGAACGTCAACTACGACCAGAAGTGCCTGACCGCAGAGGCCAACCGACTACTTCCGCACTACAGCACCGCAGGACAAATCGCTTGGGTGCAGGCGCAGTGGGAAGACGCGATGCTGCACCATGCGGCCTGGGCCGGTGAGTGGGACGAACAGCGCGGCGACTGGCGCCGGCACCCCCTCCACGGCGGCCATAGAGCCCTGGGTGACTGCGTCACAGTCATCCAGCTACTTCAGGAGATGGCGGTCAATCCAGACCCACAACCGTTGGCTCCGTCGCAAGCATCATCGGAAGAGACATCGAACGGCCGCAAGGTCGGCGGCTGGAGCGACGAAGAAGACAGTGCGTTGCACCAGTTCACTACGGCTGGTGTGGCTACGGACGAAATGGCCCGCAGCCTCGGTCGTTCGGAGAAGGCGGTCAAGTTTCGGCTGCACAAGCTGGGTCTGGGTCCGTTCCCAATGGACGAGGTTCCCGCGCCAGGTCAGCGGAAACCAAAGTCACCACCGGCGTACACGTTCGCTGAATTGCGCAAGGTCCACCCAAATTCGCACAAGCGCTGGACCGAGGAAGAGGAACAACGGCTGGCAGCCAGGCACAGCGAAGGAGCAAGCATCGCCGAACTGGTACAGGAGTTTGGCCGCAACGAGGGGGCGATCCGCAGTCGACTTGGCTTGTACCAGCCTTCGACACCCGAGCCTCCACCGTTCTGA
- a CDS encoding C40 family peptidase produces MLKLATGAIAAIAGLIVLVAAGVSGVASAIFGGGASASQPSQAALADIPGNYLALYRQAATTCPGLDWSVLAAVGKIETDHGRSTLPGVHSGENEAHAAGPMQFLQETFDGVVARHPIPPGGANPPSRYNVHDAIYAAAAYLCESGARDNRDLYGAVFTYNNSDPYVSQVLNQAAQYKAADTASGDQAPSPQAQQAVNYAQGQLGLPYVWGGNGPEDGGFDCSGLTTAAYESAGITLPRKAQWQYAAGPRLPPGAPLAPGDLVFYGTSNNIHHVGLYIGAGKILHAPDFGKPVQIGDLRWKGDQYAGATRPVPAAAAASNAASARS; encoded by the coding sequence ATGCTCAAACTCGCCACCGGAGCGATCGCCGCGATCGCGGGCCTGATCGTCCTGGTCGCCGCCGGCGTCAGCGGAGTCGCCTCCGCGATCTTCGGCGGAGGCGCGTCCGCGAGCCAGCCCAGCCAGGCCGCGCTCGCCGACATCCCCGGCAACTACCTCGCCCTGTACCGACAGGCCGCGACCACCTGCCCCGGTCTCGACTGGTCCGTCCTCGCCGCTGTTGGCAAGATCGAAACCGATCACGGCCGCTCCACACTGCCAGGTGTCCACAGTGGAGAGAATGAAGCTCACGCGGCCGGCCCTATGCAGTTCCTGCAAGAAACCTTCGACGGCGTTGTAGCCCGCCACCCCATTCCACCCGGTGGCGCCAACCCTCCGTCGCGCTACAACGTGCACGACGCGATCTACGCCGCTGCTGCGTATCTCTGCGAGTCTGGCGCTCGTGACAACCGCGACCTCTACGGCGCTGTGTTCACATACAACAACTCCGATCCCTACGTCTCCCAAGTCCTCAACCAAGCCGCGCAGTACAAGGCCGCAGACACCGCAAGCGGAGACCAAGCACCGTCACCGCAAGCACAACAAGCGGTCAACTACGCCCAGGGGCAACTCGGGCTTCCCTACGTCTGGGGCGGAAACGGACCCGAGGACGGCGGCTTCGACTGCTCCGGACTCACCACCGCAGCATACGAATCAGCCGGAATCACCCTGCCCCGCAAGGCACAATGGCAATACGCCGCCGGACCACGGCTCCCACCCGGCGCACCCCTCGCCCCCGGAGATCTTGTCTTCTACGGCACCTCGAACAACATCCACCACGTGGGTCTCTACATCGGAGCAGGCAAGATCCTCCACGCGCCGGACTTCGGCAAACCTGTGCAGATCGGCGATCTCCGATGGAAGGGCGACCAGTACGCCGGAGCTACTCGCCCAGTTCCAGCCGCTGCCGCTGCCTCAAACGCCGCTTCGGCGCGGAGTTGA
- a CDS encoding replication-relaxation family protein, protein MLNSTTPQRDLRAPVPERPTLRVASSSEHHAAIAGHLTVRDLWLARMLAEHRTLTSTQIVALAFPSRRAANLRLQRLYQWRVVDRFQPYIGKGRAPMFYVLDITGAHALAHEDGIDPAELKFRPDRSIGIAYAHRLAHLHGVNSFFTPLIAHARAHAQLAVTAWWSEARCGRHFGDIVRPDAYGRWREGDREIEWFLEWDTGSYQLARFTAKLPGYAKLATTTRIITPLLACFATARREAHARRWLAEHVRGLPRPGDLPIATTNAEHLHSGATAAEAIWLPLGHTDAGRARLINLRRCWPQVPPTAASEATPEPADVPTPPRLTPPAPMPPWTDHDLTWRETG, encoded by the coding sequence ATGCTCAATTCCACAACCCCGCAGCGCGATCTACGCGCACCCGTCCCCGAACGCCCCACCCTGCGCGTCGCGAGCTCGTCGGAACACCACGCCGCGATCGCCGGCCACCTCACTGTCCGCGACCTGTGGCTGGCGCGGATGCTCGCCGAGCACCGCACCCTGACCTCCACCCAGATCGTCGCCCTCGCCTTCCCATCCCGACGGGCGGCCAACCTTCGGCTGCAGCGGCTCTACCAATGGCGGGTCGTCGACCGCTTCCAGCCCTACATCGGCAAAGGGCGCGCGCCGATGTTCTACGTCCTCGACATCACCGGCGCCCACGCCCTCGCGCACGAGGACGGCATCGACCCCGCCGAGCTGAAGTTCCGCCCCGACCGCTCCATCGGCATCGCCTACGCACACCGGCTCGCGCACCTGCACGGGGTCAACAGCTTCTTCACTCCACTGATCGCCCACGCCAGGGCGCACGCACAGCTCGCCGTGACCGCGTGGTGGTCCGAAGCCCGCTGCGGCAGGCACTTCGGCGACATCGTCCGCCCGGACGCCTACGGCCGCTGGCGCGAGGGAGACCGTGAAATCGAGTGGTTCCTGGAATGGGACACCGGCAGCTACCAGCTCGCCCGGTTCACCGCCAAGCTCCCCGGCTACGCCAAGCTCGCCACCACCACCCGCATCATCACGCCGCTACTGGCCTGCTTCGCCACCGCACGCCGGGAAGCCCACGCTCGCCGGTGGCTGGCTGAGCACGTCCGCGGTTTGCCGCGCCCCGGTGACCTCCCCATCGCCACCACTAACGCCGAACACCTCCACAGCGGCGCCACCGCGGCCGAGGCCATCTGGCTCCCACTGGGCCACACCGACGCCGGACGCGCCCGCCTGATCAACCTGCGCCGCTGTTGGCCCCAGGTTCCCCCCACGGCCGCCAGCGAGGCCACTCCGGAGCCCGCCGACGTCCCGACGCCGCCGCGGCTCACCCCGCCGGCGCCCATGCCGCCGTGGACCGATCACGACCTCACCTGGAGAGAAACGGGGTGA
- a CDS encoding type IV secretory system conjugative DNA transfer family protein: MPISSSPPIVDSPLGRFLTDPWGAINAMVTTVWSWLVVWAPIAVPMLVVGLTALLIVRRWWFLRCQAALHTNARVVTILAPPTVDPDGAQAVWSNLVGLLRPAWKRVVTGQPHLSFEYVFGHDGVQIRVWVPGTVPPGMAERAIEAAWPGAHTSTEDATPPLPSDEGENRRRLVTGGTLRLARSEALPIRSDFSTDPIRALLGAPVGLGVHDQACVQVLARPVTGRRVKQARRAARHLDAGRSTHLIGRLLDMLTPGPTPTSRSKPSLDPQTSLEYNAQNRAIVAKHRGSQWDTLIRYAVTTTVPAETPDSQVGRVRDQLRGRAHAIASAFSGFTEHNHYRRTRLRHPLEAMAQRRFRRGNLLSIPELAAIAHLPTDEAIPGLQRAGARAVPPPPNTPTQGALIRPIGISDTGHARPVGLQVSDARHHLHVLGATGSGKSTALARMILADAEHGRGAVVIDPKGDLITDVLQRLPEHAADKVVLFDADSRGPTPCLNPLEGAKDAAVDNLVAVFSRVFASAWGPRTEDILRASCLTLRATSEAPTLAELPGLLTDPATRQRHRDAVRRDPVLHGFWDWYEQLSDPERARVVAPLLNKLRALLLRPFVVKALAAGPSTVDMSRVLDGGLCLVRIPKGSLGEDSARLLGSLVVARVWQATTARAAIPQRQRHDAALYVDEAHNFLNLPYAMEDMLAEARGYRLSMTLAHQHLGQLGKDLKEGISTNARSKIFFSASPEDARELARHTAPRISDHDLAHLGVFHAAVRLVVGGEETQPFTVATEALPPAIRGRAKAIRTAAARHTKPLNTRADQATPDGRRRADPAFDPRRAA; this comes from the coding sequence ATGCCTATTTCATCCTCACCGCCCATCGTGGACAGCCCGTTGGGACGGTTCTTGACCGACCCGTGGGGCGCGATCAACGCGATGGTCACCACGGTCTGGTCCTGGCTCGTCGTCTGGGCGCCGATCGCGGTCCCCATGCTGGTCGTCGGCCTGACCGCGCTGCTGATAGTGCGTCGCTGGTGGTTTCTGCGCTGCCAAGCCGCCCTGCACACGAACGCCCGCGTGGTGACGATCCTCGCGCCCCCAACCGTCGACCCCGACGGCGCGCAGGCCGTGTGGTCCAACCTCGTCGGACTGCTACGCCCCGCGTGGAAACGCGTGGTCACCGGCCAGCCGCACCTGAGCTTCGAGTACGTCTTCGGCCACGACGGCGTACAGATCCGCGTATGGGTGCCCGGCACCGTGCCGCCCGGCATGGCCGAACGCGCGATCGAGGCCGCCTGGCCAGGAGCACACACCAGCACCGAGGACGCCACCCCACCTCTGCCCTCAGACGAGGGTGAGAATCGGCGTCGGCTGGTCACCGGCGGCACACTGCGACTGGCGCGCTCGGAAGCCCTGCCGATCCGCTCGGACTTCTCCACCGACCCGATCCGCGCACTGCTGGGCGCCCCGGTCGGCCTCGGCGTGCACGACCAGGCGTGCGTGCAGGTGCTTGCGCGGCCGGTCACCGGCCGTCGAGTCAAGCAGGCCCGCCGCGCCGCACGGCACCTAGACGCCGGGCGCTCCACCCACCTCATCGGCCGCCTGCTCGACATGCTCACCCCAGGTCCGACCCCGACCTCCCGCAGTAAGCCGAGTCTCGATCCGCAAACCTCGCTGGAGTACAACGCCCAAAACCGGGCGATCGTGGCCAAGCACCGCGGCAGCCAGTGGGACACCCTCATCCGCTACGCCGTCACCACTACCGTGCCGGCCGAAACACCCGATTCCCAAGTCGGCCGGGTACGGGACCAACTCCGCGGCCGAGCCCACGCCATCGCCAGCGCGTTCAGTGGGTTCACCGAGCACAACCACTACCGCCGCACCCGGCTGCGCCACCCGCTCGAGGCGATGGCACAGCGGCGGTTCCGGCGCGGCAACCTGCTCTCGATCCCCGAACTCGCCGCGATCGCGCACCTGCCCACCGACGAGGCCATCCCCGGCTTGCAGCGAGCCGGGGCGCGGGCCGTACCACCCCCACCCAACACCCCGACGCAGGGAGCGCTGATCCGGCCGATCGGGATCTCGGACACCGGCCACGCCCGACCGGTGGGCCTGCAGGTTTCCGACGCCCGCCACCACCTGCATGTCCTCGGCGCGACGGGCAGTGGGAAATCGACTGCGCTGGCGCGGATGATCCTCGCCGACGCCGAGCACGGTCGCGGCGCGGTGGTGATCGACCCGAAAGGCGACCTGATCACCGACGTGCTCCAACGTCTGCCGGAACATGCTGCGGACAAGGTGGTGCTCTTCGACGCCGACTCCCGCGGACCGACGCCGTGCCTCAACCCGCTGGAAGGGGCGAAGGACGCGGCAGTGGACAACCTCGTGGCCGTGTTCAGCCGTGTGTTCGCATCCGCCTGGGGACCACGCACCGAGGACATCCTCCGCGCCTCCTGCCTGACCCTGCGCGCAACGTCCGAGGCTCCGACGCTGGCCGAGCTGCCCGGCCTGCTCACCGATCCCGCCACCCGGCAGCGGCACCGCGACGCCGTACGGCGTGACCCGGTCCTCCACGGTTTCTGGGACTGGTACGAGCAACTCAGCGACCCCGAACGGGCCCGCGTGGTCGCGCCCTTGCTCAACAAGCTCCGGGCACTGCTCCTGCGGCCCTTCGTGGTCAAAGCACTCGCAGCCGGTCCCTCCACAGTAGACATGAGTCGAGTGCTCGACGGCGGGCTGTGCCTCGTGCGCATCCCCAAGGGCAGCTTGGGTGAGGACAGCGCGCGGTTGCTCGGTTCTCTGGTGGTCGCCCGTGTCTGGCAGGCCACTACCGCCCGCGCGGCCATCCCGCAGCGGCAACGCCACGACGCCGCGCTGTACGTCGACGAGGCGCACAATTTCCTGAATTTGCCGTACGCGATGGAAGACATGCTCGCCGAAGCACGCGGCTATCGGCTGTCCATGACGCTGGCCCACCAGCACCTGGGACAGCTCGGGAAGGATCTCAAGGAAGGGATCTCGACCAACGCCCGGTCGAAGATCTTCTTCTCCGCCTCACCCGAGGATGCCCGCGAGCTCGCGCGCCACACCGCGCCGCGCATCTCCGATCACGACCTGGCGCATCTCGGCGTCTTCCACGCCGCCGTCCGGCTGGTCGTGGGTGGTGAGGAAACCCAGCCGTTCACCGTCGCCACCGAAGCCCTCCCACCAGCCATCCGCGGACGCGCCAAGGCCATCCGCACCGCCGCGGCACGGCATACCAAGCCGCTGAACACGCGCGCCGACCAGGCCACGCCTGATGGCCGGCGGCGAGCTGATCCCGCATTCGATCCACGCCGCGCCGCCTGA
- a CDS encoding VirB4 family type IV secretion system protein — protein MRRRKSHTPSAASSAFAPDAVEIGARHVQIGTEWVASFAVTGYPREVSAGWLQPLLSYPGRVDVSLHVEPIDPATAADRLKKQLAKMESSRRHTAEHGRLLDPQTEAATEDAYDLSARVARGEGRLFRLGLYITVHASSEHELVDEISALRSLAASLLLDAKPTTYRSLQGWVTSLPMGLDLIRMTRTFDTSALSAAFPFTSPDLPPPDPTSFAAPSGVLYGYNLGSQGLVHWDRFALDNHNAVILGRSGAGKSYLVKLEALRSLYRGVEIAIIDPEDEYARLARAVGGTYIALGTEDVRLNPLDLPIHLRPDGRRSAPADALTRRSLFLHTLLSVLFGQPLSAEERAVLDQAITATYRHAGITEDARTWTRQAPLLADLRDTLAQFGDDVGRELANRLHPFVDGAFSGLFNGPTTTQPEGHLLVFSLRHLADELKPTGTLLTLDAVWRRISNPATRRPRLCVVDEAWLLMQEKAGAEFLFRMAKASRKHWAGLTVATQDVGDVLGSELGKAVIANATTQILLRQAPQAIDEIVRTFALSEGERQFLLSADKGQGLLSTGTQRVALQAIASDAEHRLITTDPSELFAMSDGSSEFVNSVVELDDSETTDIDLDAA, from the coding sequence ATGCGACGAAGGAAGTCCCACACACCCTCCGCGGCATCCAGCGCATTCGCCCCGGACGCGGTCGAGATCGGTGCCCGGCATGTGCAGATCGGCACCGAGTGGGTCGCCAGCTTCGCGGTCACCGGCTACCCGCGGGAAGTCAGCGCCGGGTGGCTGCAACCGCTGCTCTCCTACCCCGGACGCGTGGACGTCTCGCTGCATGTCGAGCCGATCGATCCGGCCACCGCCGCGGACCGGTTGAAAAAGCAGCTGGCCAAGATGGAGTCCAGCCGGCGGCACACCGCCGAGCACGGCCGCCTACTCGACCCCCAGACGGAGGCCGCCACGGAGGATGCCTACGACCTGTCGGCCAGAGTTGCCCGGGGCGAAGGCCGGTTATTCCGGCTCGGCCTGTACATCACTGTGCACGCTAGCAGCGAACACGAACTCGTTGACGAGATCAGCGCGCTGCGGTCGCTGGCCGCGAGCCTGTTGCTCGATGCCAAGCCCACCACCTACCGGTCCCTGCAGGGCTGGGTGACGTCCCTGCCGATGGGGCTTGACCTCATTCGCATGACCCGCACGTTCGACACCTCGGCACTGTCCGCAGCGTTCCCGTTCACCAGCCCGGATCTGCCACCACCCGATCCGACTTCGTTCGCCGCGCCCTCCGGGGTGCTCTACGGCTACAACCTCGGGTCCCAAGGGCTCGTGCATTGGGATCGGTTCGCGCTGGACAACCACAACGCCGTCATCCTCGGCCGTTCGGGCGCGGGCAAGTCGTACCTGGTCAAGCTCGAAGCACTCCGGTCGCTGTATCGGGGCGTGGAGATCGCGATCATCGACCCGGAGGACGAGTACGCCCGTCTGGCCCGCGCGGTTGGCGGCACCTACATTGCGTTGGGCACCGAGGACGTGCGCCTCAACCCATTGGACCTGCCCATCCACCTCCGTCCTGATGGACGCCGGTCCGCCCCGGCCGACGCTCTCACCCGGCGCAGCCTGTTTCTCCACACGCTGCTGTCTGTCCTGTTCGGACAACCGTTGAGCGCGGAAGAGCGGGCCGTGCTCGATCAGGCCATCACCGCCACCTACCGGCACGCGGGCATCACTGAGGACGCCCGGACCTGGACCCGCCAGGCGCCCTTGCTCGCTGATCTCCGCGACACCCTGGCCCAGTTCGGTGACGACGTTGGCCGGGAGCTGGCCAATCGGTTGCACCCGTTCGTCGACGGCGCGTTCTCCGGGCTGTTCAACGGCCCGACGACCACCCAGCCCGAGGGGCACCTGCTGGTGTTCTCCCTGCGCCACCTCGCTGACGAGCTCAAACCCACGGGAACCCTGCTGACGTTGGATGCGGTGTGGCGTCGCATCAGTAACCCGGCCACGCGCCGTCCCCGGTTGTGCGTGGTGGATGAAGCGTGGCTGCTCATGCAGGAGAAAGCCGGCGCGGAGTTCCTGTTCCGCATGGCCAAGGCCAGCCGGAAACACTGGGCAGGGCTCACGGTCGCGACTCAGGATGTCGGTGACGTGCTCGGCTCTGAGCTGGGCAAAGCGGTCATCGCCAACGCCACCACGCAGATCCTGCTGCGGCAGGCCCCGCAAGCCATCGACGAGATTGTTCGCACCTTCGCCCTGTCGGAAGGCGAGCGACAGTTCCTGCTCTCGGCCGACAAGGGTCAAGGGCTGCTGTCCACGGGCACGCAGCGCGTTGCCCTGCAAGCGATCGCCTCCGACGCCGAGCATCGGTTGATCACCACTGATCCATCTGAGCTGTTCGCGATGTCCGATGGCTCGTCGGAATTCGTGAACTCCGTGGTGGAGCTCGACGACAGCGAGACCACCGACATCGACCTCGACGCCGCCTGA
- a CDS encoding PrgI family protein, which translates to MTQSVRIPADVDREDRILAGFTARQVAVLAVTGLLLYGGWVATRAFLPVIAYLIVAIPVGVAVAVLVIVQRDGLTLDRLLLAAIKQRMNPRRRIAATDAPAVPDWLAEFADDTEEVSTSGLDLPAQGVTEAGVVDLGREGVALVAVASTVNFALRTPAEQDALVSTFGRYLHSLTAPVQIVIRAERLDLSGQIAELRERAASLPHPALEAAALDHADYLDQLDEQTELLRRQILLVVREPLRTAPQDTLTSSRRLFQRAQHTDADEVAEPARRAATSRLVRRVNEATELLAPAGITVTPLDARQATTVLTTACNPDSAIPPSAEMAGADEVITTPADHDWDTDNFEGS; encoded by the coding sequence ATGACACAAAGCGTCCGCATTCCCGCCGACGTCGATCGGGAGGACCGGATTCTCGCGGGTTTCACCGCCCGCCAGGTCGCGGTGCTCGCGGTGACCGGGCTGCTCCTCTACGGCGGCTGGGTCGCCACCCGGGCGTTTCTGCCGGTGATCGCCTACCTGATCGTCGCCATACCCGTCGGTGTAGCGGTGGCGGTGTTGGTGATCGTGCAGCGGGACGGGCTCACGCTCGACCGGCTGCTGCTGGCCGCCATCAAGCAACGGATGAACCCGCGACGTCGCATCGCAGCCACCGATGCTCCCGCAGTTCCGGATTGGTTGGCCGAGTTCGCCGACGACACCGAGGAGGTCTCGACCTCGGGATTGGATCTGCCCGCCCAGGGCGTCACCGAGGCTGGTGTGGTGGACCTGGGGCGGGAGGGGGTAGCGCTGGTAGCGGTCGCGTCCACGGTGAACTTCGCGCTACGCACCCCGGCGGAGCAGGACGCCCTGGTGTCCACCTTCGGCCGCTACCTGCACAGCCTGACCGCACCGGTGCAGATCGTCATCCGCGCCGAGCGGCTGGACCTCTCCGGCCAGATCGCCGAGCTCCGCGAGCGCGCCGCCAGCCTGCCCCACCCCGCCCTCGAGGCCGCGGCCTTGGACCACGCTGACTACCTCGACCAGCTCGACGAACAGACCGAGCTGCTACGCCGACAGATCCTCCTCGTCGTGCGCGAGCCGTTGCGCACGGCACCGCAGGACACGCTGACCTCCTCCCGCCGACTCTTCCAGCGGGCTCAGCACACCGACGCCGACGAGGTTGCCGAACCCGCTCGCCGCGCCGCGACCTCGCGTTTGGTGCGCCGTGTGAACGAGGCGACGGAGCTTCTCGCGCCTGCCGGGATCACCGTGACCCCGCTGGACGCCCGGCAAGCCACTACCGTGCTGACCACCGCCTGCAACCCGGATAGCGCCATCCCGCCCTCGGCCGAGATGGCGGGCGCCGACGAGGTCATCACCACTCCCGCCGACCACGACTGGGACACCGACAACTTCGAGGGGAGCTGA